The stretch of DNA ggaggcatggggccggggacctcccgcccatccagcgggcAGGAGGTtcgaaaaatatttttaggctCCTCCCGAttgcctcttcgcgaataagagaggacctcttcgcgaataaaaatgTTTCTTATTCGCGAGGAGGTTCCTGAGGCAGGCATCCCgtccggccagtgggcgggaggtgaccctgcttattttttattattttttattgGAATTAATATttcacaaactatttaaaattcagatttttttaaaatacaagatttattcgccatactcttctatatatataaaaaaatttagttcaattttacgaaaaagattacggtatctaaaactcgtatgaagatcgttaagcgataacgttttgcaacgtagaatccaaatattacgatagtacgatacatgaaaccattaaaaataaaacggTATGATAGCAAAcaacgtttaaataaaattataactaaatgatgcctgatgacgtagtagcactcgatcggcgacgtctcccactccttgatgcaaccggaggtcttccatctgtagcatcacctatAGGgtcagcttcagcagaactggggccagcatcattgtttggacaacgtttatacgtgtgtccactcTTATTACACgcactgcagcgctgtatcctcggacagtgctctgactcatccatatcattacgaatacgccgtatttgacggcgccctctcttaacccgaaCTGATTTTGGGTCTGAAATATATATCACAGGATTCGTTGTCTCAGTGAATGATCCAACCATACGGAACCCGTAGATCTCATACTGCTAGGTGCTgacaattgtctcctttctgaaatAAATAATGAGacacatatatatcgacaggatgtcaaatatccgcacaagcagccattacataaGAACAAGGTACGTGCAGCAACTTTGGCATCATGCATGAgtaacaacaagttccatcaaattTGAGGATGCACTCCTTTACGGGAGTTTGACGACTCATGCCACGTCGTGCTTTGTCTTTGGGagctacctcaaacttgagctcctgtgtaccacattgcTGTACGTGGTGTAGCTGACCGAtagctgccttcttagtcatatattctgtcATCATTTTCCCAAAATATCTGTCAGGATCTTGCATGAATGTCTAatttttagtgaaccgatccctaaagtaatcggtacacctgcggacgatgaattccacaattgcaaccagtggaagcccacgaacacctcgcagcacccaattataaacctcggcgaagttggtggtcattatgccataccttgcaccatcggtatcgtaaagtaacgcccacttcttctggttcattctcaatccattcagaaaacaTTTTTACCGCTGACCCAAACCTTCTGCGAGTatgtgcagtatctgttggcaaaggacacaaaatctctgcttcatcctgtgcagttctGTTTTTTGCTGCGTcctcgcttcttttcttcccggtcagttcatctaGTTTCTGctactgcttgttaaatttttacTGATTTGTTttcttgcatagcctcttgaacatattcataaggtgcttgttgttgaattgcctgaaaaaggtTGCATCGAtgtgtctcatgcaccacctactgcgaacatcacgccacttgggcggctctccggtctccacacacccctcctgcaaatctagtattgccctcagtatgccggcatgatgatcatgaatcaggcagacatcttccctaccccgaacgactgcaagcttgacccgttccaggaaccagtaccaactgtctgtgttctcactctcaacaaaagcaaaagcaacaggaagCAATTGATTATTTCCGTCCACTCCAATAACTGttagcatttgcaatctatactttcctgtgagaaaggtcccatcGATACACAGGAGAGGTCGGCAgtgttggaatgcgttaatgcatggacccaagctgaaaaagacccgctgcaatatataaggcggaccttctcctctatctagacttttcaggtcataatagctttcaggatttctctgacataggacggccagcaatcgaagaatattatcatatgcagcctcgaacgtaccaaacctcatcttcaacaccttctgttttgcactccacgccatgttgtacgagatggtatacttgtacttttcctgaatatgcctgataatagactttggttcaaataacatgttctctactatcatcccgtacatctcatttgcgatgtattgcgatgtaaggctgcgatgggtcttctgcacccccgacaaatgacaagtgtgctaagtgacaattgagcattcccaataatctttccatttaccttTATAGGCATGCACCCACCACAgacagccctccttcacacataccacatcgtacttacgagatctgcactcgactgttttaaactctcgcataagagagagaccaacacttaacagtttccttcacctcttcaattgagtggtacctcgcaccctggacAATTTTATTCTCTCTGCAATCCGAAGGCACACtagatccgtcatctacgacaagataactgaagtcgctgcttacccattcttcaggcacatcatcgtcatcatcagacaaATCGGCATttattgcttcatccaattcacgttcttcgtcttgcagttGTTCAACAATAAATGGTATGTTCTcgccctcatcagccacgcattgaggtgctgcggtgccacctacCTCAATATTTGCCTCCTCaacttcatcaatattttcatccccggAGCAGctgcttcaatgtttatcaaagggttttggtgcacactgacaaaaAGTACCAATGGTCATTatcaatgacttgcattttgcaaataggttaaccagtcctcgttgcttgcaagtggcatcagctctcagatcaaagcgtgagtggtacgatttatgacgtactgaacactcacagtgtgtgtctcctgattaatccttaatcccctcattaaccagttgcatagggattcaaatgtcctctcgtgtaGTCTGGTAATTTCTCtaaccgcacagttgaattcacttaaatctaccctaTTTgacccataaatcacatttccttctccataatatatactgaaaatacttttctcggaagacatatctgtcaatcattaataaattagttatactacatattaatacataACAACTCTAAATTTCAGCGAttcccagattatattttacataatctaaactatttagaatataaattatactaaaataattgaaaatattaaaaactattgaaaaaataactaccctaagaaatatttcctagattacagttattttcaagtaattatacggctagaatgagaatatacctccaaatcgacgtgtgaacagagtttcgccgcttcctcttctctcttcctctcctccctttctttttttttctgatttttgctgaataaaatggaAATTTTGGGGCAGGTGGGGGATTATATAGCCCGGAGGGGGATCTCCCGCTcgaccaacgggcgggatgcccctcggcacCAACTCCCGCCCGTTGTACGGGCTGGATGCCcctgcagggacctcttcgcgaataagcgAGGACCTCCCGCCCAATCAACGGGCGGGAATTTTCCGAATTTTTCTCATCCGGTTCCCCTttccgaattttatttttttatttttttaaaaaaaattccctTTCTGCGCGTGGTGCTTTAATTTGCCGTTCGACCGGGAGAGTGCCCTCGCCGATGCGGTGGCGGCGTTGGCCTACTCTCTCTCCGTCCATCCGCGTTGACTcgacgatggcggcggcggatgcCCACCCCTGCCCGTCCCCCCTCCATCTGCGTCGCCTCGAGCGTCGGCCAGCAGCATATCCCCACCACGCGCAGATCGACCGGCTGCCTCGCGTCGACGCCGCGCCGCGGCAGACCCGTGGCACGGCGGAGGCTGGGCCGGCCCTCCGTCCCGTTGTGCCTGAGCTGCCTCTGCGGCGTCGATCCGCCTGCCGCCCTCTCCCACCTGCTCCACCGTAGGCCGAGCCCCTGCCtcacccgccgccgcgccactcCCGACTTTTTTTCACCGCATCCACCGTCACACGTTTGAATCCCGACGCCGGCCGCTCCCAATTAGTTGCGAAAGAGCGATAATCTTGGACAGACTAGAAGTTATTTAGAAGGAGCCGGAGGTCAGATCAGGAGGCAGCACACAGCAAGATGAGTTTCTCGTTTAGGCTTTGCAATCAATTTTTCCTCAACAATATCCCCTTCCGTCGCGTCGGAGCCCGCCCGCCCGCGAGCTACTCCTGCCGCCGCTCGTTTCCGTTTGCCTGCCGCCGTCCGTTCGCCGCGCTCGTCGTCCCTGCCTCCACGCCCGCTCGCGAgctgctcctgccgccgcccgctcgccgccccggccgccgcgacgCGGACGCGAGAGGCCTGGTCGCTCGGGGTCACCTGCGCCGTCCAGCCAACCCACCGCGCCGCCCCACAAGCGAGTAAATCGTTCCTGCTTCTCTTCTGTAGCGAGTAAATCATGGGTGTTTCTCCAGTTGAATTTGCATTATAGTTATTGATTCTTCTTTACCTGCTTGTGAATGCTTGACGGCAtgattttcttttttatttattttggccAGGTCTAGATTATTACCCTGATTCCTCTAACGTGTGAATCTGAAGTAAACAAACTGATCCAATGTTTCTAGGTTTTTTTTCCTTATAAGAATGTTTAGGTAGTATTGAAACTACAATTATTCTTTAGGGCTGAGGACGATATGAACTTAGTATCTCAGGCCTAGATGAATAAATAGTATGATATTATATTAGGATCTGTATGTATGATGTCAAATAGTGATTGCATTAGTGTGCAAAATGTCAATTTTTGTCTACATGGGAGGAGTAATGGCTGAAGTGATCTATGTGCTCCTTACAATTTCATCTTGTAGTTTCTTTCATTACTATTTCATCGTCTCCACCTTACTTGAATACAGGCCGTGCAACTCCTCATCCCATCTAATCTCTTGTGCTCTTGTCCCACTATGAGATCACAGAGGTGCAAAAACGTAGGTTGCTCAAAGGTACTACCAATTAACATTGCCTCCACCTTACTTCATTTTGTTTCTTCAACCCACAGGCTAATTATGAATGAATCGATAGATTTTACCTACGTAGGAATCAAAAAAATTAGAATAATTTCTGTGAAATCATGCATCTGTCAGAAGGGAATTTATGTTTTTTGATGCAACTCTCCTTAGTTTGAGCTATACTAAAAATATTGTTGTCAGTCCCTAGATATCATCAGCATATATAAGGCACCGAGCGAATTTTCAGTGTTGCAATTTCGTCAAGTCTCTAGAGATTTTTGTTTCATCTGTACCATTTCTGATGTGAGATATAGTGAGCACCACATATCTGCATGCACTGATGTCTCGgtaagtttttttaaaaaattctgATTTGTTTTCTACAGCCTGTAAACCATAATtgtattcttttttattttccAAGTTCTGTTACTAAAGTCtgctgcattttaatattttaTTGATTTCAAAATATTAATAGAAGTGCATTCATTCATCGAGTGCTTAAAATGATATCCATGGAGCAAGTATTCAAGTTATTGAAGTAGATACATCTATCTTAAGTGAAAAATATGTGCTTTATAGCTTGAAAAAGTAAGATCTGTTCCTGGTCCTGTGGCCAACAATGTGGTAATCTTGAGCTACTGTGAACATTTGATTTATAATTATTAATTACTTAGGTTTTCTATCTATGAAAAAATATAAATCGGCAGCACACATAACTTGTTACTTAGATAAATTTGTAGCAAACTCAAGATAAAGCTGGTGATTTCAATTAGGAATATTTGCATTATAGAAAATGGGGATCTTTGCACTATATGTTTCTATTGATACTATGAATTCTAAGTTTCCTATAACACAACAGTTTGTAACGATTTCTTTCAGGAAATTCTATGGTGGCTACAATATTCAGGTTATAATGCCCACAGGTAAGCTACAGGAActacttttttttttgacttaAAGTGGCAGAACAGATGAATGCATATTACTCTACAAGGAATCTGCAATTTTTTATACTCTTTGGAAAGACATGACATACCTAGCAACTAGCAGCCATGGTGAGTATTGTTTTTGGTTTGTCTATATCATATGGTGTTTACAAGTAAATATTGCTACACTAACTAACCTTTTAGATTAATATCTATTCTATTTGCAATTTGCAAAGTTCTTTAGTAAATATTTACCTTTTAGATTAACCTTTTAGTTTATATAATATGGTGTTTACAAGTAAATATTCTTTTGTTCCTCCTCCTAGAAAATATAGAATATTGATTTTGACATCTGGGTAGAATTCTATATGCTTAGGCTTTTTTAAAGGTTGCAAAGTTGAATGTACTAAATGGAGAATCTTCACTTAAGTCAGCTTCAATCACTCTTTATAATTTTGGAATTCTGCAAGAATTATCCTCGTAATATATTTGACTTTTTAATCTTATTACGTGTCTGATACTGCATATACCAGAGGAAAAACTTAAAATGGTGATGCTGTAGGAGAGGGAGGGTTGCCAGAAATCCGAATTTGAAGCCAAATTAAGGCAGGCTGatgttagtttcaaatttcTAAATTTTATACTGTTGGGAACTCTGAATGAGCAATATTCAGACAAAACACGGCTTAGATTGAATTCTGAATTGATATCCCTCTTGCAAATGCCTACATTATTTTCCTCAAGAATGTTTGGTATTGCGTTAAAAAAGTTTTTATCTCCAGTAGCAACACACGGTCACTTAACTCTCTATAGACACTGCATGAGATCCGATTACGAAGATTGCCACGGAGGCTTCACGCACGCATATATTTATTCAGACACATTCCTTCCCTTTTTACACGTGCTGTGCGCTCAGATCACCGCGCTGGACCTGGACGACACCGCTACAACTAGCGTCTGCACGTACACCGATACTACCGGAtacacgtgactacacacgcGTCACTGCCTCCCTTCGACACGGCACACACAGCAAAAGGACTCCCATGGGGACACGACGGCGAccccgccggcggcgacccTCGAGCTCCCCGGCTCCTCTCTAGCCGTTGACGATGACGCCTCCTGCACATCCATGCACGACGACATGCATGTCCACAAGTCAGTATATGCATATAACATGtagcatatatacatatatagtatATGTGCGTATGTGTGTACAACATACCGTTGTCGTGGAGGAACTGTCCGGACATGTAGGACGAGTCCTGCTCGCTGGCGAGGAAGACGTAGCTGGGCGCCACCTCGGCGGGCTGGCCGGCGCGCTTCATGGGCACCTCGGACCCGAACTGCTGCACCTTCTCCTTCCCGAACGACGCCGGGATGAGCGGCGTCCACACGGGCCCCGGCGCGACGCCGTTGACGCGGATGCCCTTCTCCGCCAGCTGCAGCGCCAGCGCGCGGGTGAAGGCCACGATGGCCCCCTTGGTGGCCGTGTAGTCCAGCAGCGTCTTGTTCCCCTTGTACGCGTTCACCGACGACGTGTTGATGATGCTGGCGCCCTCCGCCATGTGCCGCACCGCGTGCTTGGTCACCAGGAAGTAGGAGAAGATGTTGGTGCGGAAGACGCGGTCCAGGTCCGCCTCCGTGACATCCGTGATGGACGGCCGCTCGTACTGCTCCGCGGCGTTGTTCACCAGCACGTCGATGCGGCCGCCGTAGGCGCCGGCGACCTCCTCGACCACGCGCCGGCAGTTCTCCTCGTAGCCCAGGTCGGCGGGCACCGCCATGGGTTCGCGGGCGCCCGTGCGGGACCGGATGTCGCGCAGCGCCTGCAGGGTCTCCTCGGCGTCCCGATCCTCCTGGCCCTTGATGTAGGTGAAGGCCACCGTCGCGCCCTCCAGCGCGAAGCACAGGCACACCGCGCGCCCGATGCCGGAGTCGCCGCCGGTCACCAGCGCCACCTTGCCCTTGAGCTTCTCCGCCGACTTGTAGTTCTGGATGATGGCCTCCGGGCGGGGGTCCATGGCGTGCTCCTTCCCGGGCTGGGACccctgctgctgcggcgggAACAGCTGCTGCGACGCCATGGCGCGAGCCGGCGACGGCCTCGCCCTCGCTCTACCACCCAAAGGCCGGGCCGCGAAGGAAGCGAGCGCCCTTGTGGCGGCTCCTCTACTAGCTGGTGGACGAAGGTGTGGTGATCTTGAGAGCTGGTGGAAGAGGAGCAGCGCGCGCATGGCACGGTGAGGGAGACTCGAGGTGGCGCGGGGGAATATAAACGAGAGGGCGAGGCCGGCAGGCGCGGGCGCGTGGCCGCAGAGGTGTGAGGGACGTGGCGGGAGGCTCGCATCCGCCGCTCCCACGCGTCGAGTGTGGAGCTCGGAGAACCGGCACGACCACCGCTTGACGTACCGGACGTACGCCTAGTGGATCTCTCTAGCAGCGTCAGTGCGTCACGATCTCACTTCGCTTAAAGAAGCTGTAAGCTTCCATCGATTAGAGTATCCATCCTATTTTGGAAGAGGGGCGAGGAGACTAGTGGTAGGCTGCCGGCCCAAGCCCAACGAAGGCAACGAATCCGCTTGCAACGCCAAGCAGAGCAGCCGCGAACTCGGCCACTGGCGACAGCGAAGGCAGAGCTAGCTGCTTCCTAGAGCCCGTCCTACAGTGAACTTGCGATCGATTTGCTTAGGAGGAGCCACGTGTCACCATTCACAGGGTCTAAATTACGGCGATGACTATACATCGCTCGCGCTACGATAGCGCGAGCCATCGTCTAAAGAGGAGCGACGCTCTCAGTACAGCCTAACACGACCCAGCGGTTtctcctctctcctcttcctcacGGCCGCGAGCTCCTCCTCTTCATCCTTCTCTTCATCTTCCTCGCGCTCGCCATTCATCTagtcgggttcggggcttcgagATCAGGGTTGGGGTCAATGTTCCCCGGTTGTAGAGGAGGTCCTACGGCGGCAGACCGGCGGTGGCTGTGAGGCGGTGGGATGCTGCCGGCCGCGGGTGGCAGGAGATATCCGgtgggcggtggaggaggcagGGGCGTGGTAGCGAGCCCTCTCACGAAGCTAGATTAGGTGGGGACGACCGGTAAAGGAGGGCGGCGCACGGGAGACTAGAGGAGAGGATGGAGTCGGGTTGGGCGGGTTAGCGGCTCCTACCGCCGGAGATGAAGCTAGAGGGCGGTGTGGGGGCGAACATAGGCAAAACGAGAAAGAAGGCACTGTGGGCCATTGTACTCACGGGCTGTCAAATTTGTGGCCCGTCGAGCTCTTCAGGTGATGAATCCCGATCTAGTGACGCATAGCCGCTTCTCTAAATTACATGGGGAAGACAACAATTGTAATAAGTGAATCATTAGGGAAACTGTGGATTGTTCATGACAAACTCAGTTGTGTTACTAACTCAGCATGCAGGTTGTTCTTGACACCCACATTAATTCAGAGATCTGAACAGCTTTCTAGCATCACATTGGCCTGAGCGGAACATCAAACGTTTGAGGGTTCAGCCTCAGAAATAAAATCTTTTTTAACTTTATATTTGAACAAATAGGCATGTGTAGATTTGCACATAAATCGCAGCAAATGAATAATGGATCCTCTGTAATTTGGAAAACTGGATTTGTGTCAGAGTAGTGGGTGTAGTTTTGAATAAATAGGCATATCCACCCTTCCATGCTTGGTTTGTCTGGTTGTATGTATTTGGCTTGATGCGTGCCGACGATGCAGCCACCATACCCGATCTCAGCGAGTCAAACATGTCTCGACTGTATAAGAATCTCAATTTGATCCATgtgaagaaagaaaagaaaaggaaaagtgATCTGCGCACGTCCCTTGGTCTTTGCACTTGCGCACCTCTGACAAGCCACTTGTATAGAATAGAAGTACACGTACATACACTTGGAAATTTTCAAAGCCATAGCCACTACCTCAACTCCTTGCTTGCTCGGTTTTTGCAAGTCAAAACGTGTCTTGAGATGTACTATATATGCATGTTGCCATGCGGCCGGAATTAAGCGAAGCAGAGCACGTCGAGACGCCGGCCATGACGCTGACTTTCACCGTGCGCCGGCGCGAGCCGGAGCTCGTCGGCCCTGCTGAGCCGACGCCCCGCGAGACCAAGCGCCTGTCCGACATCGACGACCAGGAGACGCTGCGCGGGCAAGTGCCGTCCATGTTCTTGTACCGTGGCgggccgcgcgccgccgacgACCCGGCGGGCGTCATTCGCCGAGCGCTCGGCGAGGCGCTGGTGCCCTACTACCCGCTCGCCGGGCGGGTGCGGGAAGTGGAGGCGCGGAAGCTGGTCGTCGACTGCACCGGCGAGGGGATCATGTTCGTGGAGGCCGACGCCGACGTGCGGCTgtcggagctggaggcggccgGGCTGACGATGCCGCCGTTCCCGTGCGCGGATCAGCTGCTGTTCGACGTGGAAGGCTCCAGCGGTATTCTCAACAGCCCCTTGCTGCTCATCCAGGTATACCTGCATTAGTCTTACTCGTTACATACGACTATATATACGAGCCAGTAATATACATAGTTGttaaaaattcaaaaaataaatatGGGTCCGCAGCTAATCACTCTTATTTGTTCAAATTCTAACAGATACCCATATATCTTAGATAATTTGCTTTCTTTATAACAGCTCGtgtgttatatatatattttaattaTCAATTATTTTTATCTTTCCATCCTTATTCATAATTTTTTTACTTTTGTATATACCGAAATAATAAATCTAGCATCCTCCTTTTTGTGTGCATGCGTTAAAGCTATAACATGCATGATCATTCGTCAGGTGACACGGCTACTGTGCGGCGGCTTCGTCTTGGCGCTCCGCCTCAaccacaccatctgcgacgccATCGGCATCATCCAGTTCCTGTCCGCCGTCGCGGAGCTCGCCCGGGGCTTCCCCGCGCCAACCGTTGCGCCGTCATGGTCCCGCGAGCTCCTGGAGGCACGCAACCCGCCGAGGCCGACGTTCCCTCACCACGAATTCGACGCCgtgccaccgccggcgccgcctccgggCGATATGGTCACGCGGACGTTCACCTTTGGTCCGTCCGGCGTCTACGCCATCAGGAAGGGCCTCCCACCGAAGCTCCGGGACACGGCCACGACTTTCGAGGTGCTCGCGGCGGCTCTCTGGCGTGGCCGcacggcggcgctggagctccCGCCGGACGAGGACGTGCGCCTGGTGTTCGTCTCCAACATCAGGGGCGTGCCGGAGCTGGGGCTTCCGGCCGGCTACTACGGGAACGCGTGCGTGCCCACGGGTGGGCTGGTCACCGCGGGGGCCCTCCTCGCCGGCTCGCTGGGCGACACGGTGGAGCTGGTGCGcgaggcgaaggcggcggtgaCCGCCGAGTACGTGCGGTCCACGGCCGACCTGCTGGTGCTGCGCGGCCGGCCGTATGTGGCCATGTCGAACATGTTCCTCGT from Panicum hallii strain FIL2 chromosome 3, PHallii_v3.1, whole genome shotgun sequence encodes:
- the LOC112885095 gene encoding benzyl alcohol O-benzoyltransferase-like produces the protein MTLTFTVRRREPELVGPAEPTPRETKRLSDIDDQETLRGQVPSMFLYRGGPRAADDPAGVIRRALGEALVPYYPLAGRVREVEARKLVVDCTGEGIMFVEADADVRLSELEAAGLTMPPFPCADQLLFDVEGSSGILNSPLLLIQVTRLLCGGFVLALRLNHTICDAIGIIQFLSAVAELARGFPAPTVAPSWSRELLEARNPPRPTFPHHEFDAVPPPAPPPGDMVTRTFTFGPSGVYAIRKGLPPKLRDTATTFEVLAAALWRGRTAALELPPDEDVRLVFVSNIRGVPELGLPAGYYGNACVPTGGLVTAGALLAGSLGDTVELVREAKAAVTAEYVRSTADLLVLRGRPYVAMSNMFLVSDNRRTGFHRVDFGWGVPVFGGPSTAMWGGSFILAVRNADGENAAALPIMLPRPAMDRFASEVERLLKD
- the LOC112885916 gene encoding glucose and ribitol dehydrogenase homolog, producing the protein MASQQLFPPQQQGSQPGKEHAMDPRPEAIIQNYKSAEKLKGKVALVTGGDSGIGRAVCLCFALEGATVAFTYIKGQEDRDAEETLQALRDIRSRTGAREPMAVPADLGYEENCRRVVEEVAGAYGGRIDVLVNNAAEQYERPSITDVTEADLDRVFRTNIFSYFLVTKHAVRHMAEGASIINTSSVNAYKGNKTLLDYTATKGAIVAFTRALALQLAEKGIRVNGVAPGPVWTPLIPASFGKEKVQQFGSEVPMKRAGQPAEVAPSYVFLASEQDSSYMSGQFLHDNGGVIVNG